In the genome of Halapricum salinum, one region contains:
- a CDS encoding mechanosensitive ion channel family protein, with protein MHVDLLTTLAQVPALNPDTERWLLRVGLFICTFGLVYLAGRFLVVPPARRVVQLRNANNPTLVEAVDLYLRVVFAVVAFPVAIAAAGFGSYLSGSAIVVAAITLAIGVAGQDVISNLVSGIFLVLDANFNVGDYIEWSGRGGTVVKIGLRTTRVRTPDNEIVTVPNNDLSTKPVVHPYDGVRYRVNESLVVAYDEDIPQVTALLREAAVEDDRILAKPAPAVHVERLGESAVELVVRFWVVDPAETDILAVRTDFASRAKDTLAAAGVTVAPANMQELSGDVTVERSQ; from the coding sequence ATGCACGTCGATCTACTGACGACTCTGGCGCAGGTGCCGGCGCTGAATCCGGACACGGAACGGTGGCTGCTTCGAGTCGGACTGTTCATCTGTACGTTCGGGCTGGTCTATCTCGCCGGTCGCTTCCTCGTCGTCCCGCCGGCCCGCCGGGTCGTCCAGTTGCGCAACGCGAACAATCCGACGCTGGTCGAGGCGGTGGACCTCTACCTCCGCGTCGTCTTCGCCGTCGTCGCGTTCCCGGTCGCCATCGCCGCCGCCGGGTTCGGTAGCTACCTCTCGGGTTCGGCTATCGTCGTCGCGGCGATCACGCTGGCGATCGGCGTCGCCGGCCAGGACGTCATCAGCAATCTGGTCAGCGGGATCTTCCTCGTCCTCGACGCGAACTTCAACGTCGGCGACTACATCGAGTGGAGCGGCCGCGGCGGCACGGTCGTCAAGATCGGCCTCCGGACGACCCGCGTTCGCACGCCCGACAACGAGATCGTGACCGTCCCGAACAACGACCTCAGTACGAAGCCAGTCGTCCACCCCTACGACGGCGTCCGCTACCGCGTCAACGAGTCGCTCGTCGTCGCCTACGACGAGGACATTCCCCAGGTCACGGCGCTACTCCGGGAGGCCGCCGTCGAAGACGACCGGATCCTCGCCAAACCGGCCCCGGCCGTCCACGTCGAGCGCCTCGGTGAGTCAGCCGTCGAGCTGGTCGTGAGATTCTGGGTCGTCGATCCAGCCGAGACCGACATCCTCGCAGTCAGGACCGACTTCGCCTCGCGTGCGAAGGACACCCTCGCCGCGGCCGGCGTGACCGTCGCGCCGGCGAATATGCAAGAGCTTTCCGGGGACGTTACTGTCGAACGATCCCAGTAG